The Astatotilapia calliptera chromosome 2, fAstCal1.2, whole genome shotgun sequence genome includes a window with the following:
- the LOC113028373 gene encoding nucleolar and coiled-body phosphoprotein 1-like, protein MSVNASKHELIQLIYRHLKEHGYRSAADELQRHSPQGETKISVSLLDIYTSWLNNPKNSADQGRTPTKAKSTTSKKKKDTTAKKSVPANKKKTEGKAAKKVTGEKKSKSRTPDKVVTAGADDSDSDSSLDVEKWKKLLQQMTDADIVKMNAINALDSSAPQPPKKRVRKPRAKAPAKPGTPVKPSNGTVKHNDEGGEKHVTEKKAKTSSTEKNVTKNVTSVTSSTPSQKQNLSSPADKQIKKDRETATPSEQTTDDRTSEPKKKKKKKEKIADKEEKNETGEDGKEECGEETRKTKDTKQEEAKKTPKVNKKAKETKDDAERNETVTTETNTRGNADEKTLSESTVQEKKQKKKKKEKAGSEGSLAQTGNSEQVSEEVKNNKESKQEENNQTSEHIAEEKKAKKKKKKKTESEENSLTFASESISKQKAEDIENNTEQKTEEIETLEQTSTEKKAKKRKRDLLNGEENPEQVLQEKKSKKKKKEKADEEREQVVEDIIDNKVEETTEQVKSVKKKKKNNPANTEPLPPPDVEATSSQTEKKRKKSKLKSADIPEIPVDSIQDGMATETASSDSHKKKKKKSSKNHQDV, encoded by the exons ATGTCCGTGAACGCATCAAAGCACGAGCTGATCCAGCTGATCTACCGCCACTTGAAGGAGCATGGTTATCGCTCAGCTGCAGATGAGCTACAGAGGCACAGCCCACAG GGGGAGACCAAAATATCAGTATCACTACTCGACATCTACACATCATGGTTGAA TAACCCAAAAAATTCAGCAGATCAAGGAAGGACTCCAACTAAAg CAAAGTCTACaacatcaaaaaagaaaaaggacacaACTGCAAAAAAG tctGTTCcagcaaacaagaaaaaaactgagggaaaagctgcaaaaaaagTCACAGGTGAGAAGAAATCAAAGAGCCGAACACCAGACAAAGTTGTGACTGCCGGTGCAGATGATTCAGACTCTGACAGCAGTCTGGATGTGGAGAAGTGGAAGAAACTGCTCCAACAGATGACAG ATGCCGACATAGTCAAGATGAATGCCATCAATGCCCTGGACTCCTCTGCTCCTCAACCCCCGAAAAAGAGAGTCAGGAAACCCCGGGCTAAGGCTCCGGCGAAACCTGGAACCCCAGTTAAACCGAGTAACGGGACAGTGAAACACAATGACGAAGGTGGCGAGAAacatgtgactgaaaaaaaagcaaagacgaGCTCGACCGAGAAGAATGTGACAAAAAATGTGACTTCTGTCACCTCAAGCACTCCGAGCCAAAAGCAAAACCTCTCATCTCCAGcggacaaacaaataaaaaaggacaGAGAAACTGCAACTCCCAGTGAACAAACAACTGATGACAGAACATCTGagcccaagaagaagaagaaaaagaaggagaaaattgCAGACAAGGAGGAAAAGAATGAGACGGGTGAAGATGGAAAAGAGGAATGTGGCGAAGAGACGAGAAAGACCAAAGACACGAAGCAGGAGGAGGCTAAAAAAACTCCGAAGgtgaataaaaaagcaaaagaaaccaaagatgATGCTGAAAGAAATGAGACAGTCACGACTGAGACAAACACAAGAGGGAACGCTGATGAGAAAACCCTTTCAGAGTCAACGGtacaagaaaagaaacaaaagaagaagaagaaagagaaggctGGTAGTGAGGGAAGTTTGGCACAGACTGGAAATTCTGAGCAGGTATCTGAGGAagtgaaaaataacaaagagagcaaacaggaagaaaacaacCAAACCTCAGAGCACAtagcagaagaaaagaaagccaagaagaaaaaaaagaagaaaacagaaagtgaGGAAAATTCATTGACGTTTGCAAGTGAAAGCATTTCAAAGCAAAAAGCTGAAGACATAGAAAATAATACAGAgcaaaaaactgaagaaattgAGACTTTAGAGCAGACGTCTACAGAAAAGAAGgcaaagaagaggaaaagggaCCTTCTTAATGGTGAGGAAAATCCAGAACAAGTACTGCAGGAAAAGAAatcgaagaagaagaaaaaagaaaaagctgatgaAGAAAGAGAGCAGGTAGTTGAGGATATAATAGATAATAAGGTAGAGGAAACAACAGAGCAGGTCAAGAGTgtcaagaagaaaaagaaaaataatcccGCCAACACAGAGCCGCTGCCTCCACCTGACGTAGAGGCAACGAGTTCTCAAACGGAGAAGAAGAGAA AAAAAAGCAAATTGAAATCAGCCGACATCCCAGAAATACCTGTAGATTCAATCCAAGACGGCATGGCAACAGAAACCGCCTCAAGCGACTCCCACAAAAAG aagaagaagaaatcatcAAAGAATCATCAAGATGTGTGA
- the tmco6 gene encoding transmembrane and coiled-coil domain-containing protein 6: protein MWRLNKVRHKAGQQGGSLEELRLKRRENERALRQARRDRQLVSKRLLLNEDEEQPDVSMDTAPGGHDIVSLLHKLQHSGTEKEAHLKALSKVLRDPAAQLTFIKHENSMHLLVGLLTGSNAQCRLQAVRCLHELSHSSHTNVAPACLPATPYLLTYLSGPSTKFTELCLYTLGNMCPDSDVVREKLLAQGIIPALASCIENQRHTLAVVEAAAFTLSQLLQARDAPEKIIPIVLKSTLPSHLLSVLTPDPQFGLAPAIECAWCLHYLICSTDDNKELLAQGALSQCSSLLVSLGGAVTEGNKEDGIELLIWPLLRCVGNILSSCPEEDLNAQLTDAHLPASLCALVQAYLHTLPALARETVWVLNNLTAHSTEFCSALLTLNLVPGLIQLLPFSQGINTMILRILANIAHKKKVFCVQLMQLGLLSALCATLKMADQEMVIQSLDILFMMTVSSPVVAEEFVRQDGLSLLEVLQYNGAAEMRQRSTYLLEKHLLSYQQHITVDNMPDP, encoded by the exons ATGTGGAGGTTGAACAAAGTTCGTCACAAAGCCGGACAACAAGGCGGCAGCTTGGAGGAGCTCAGGCTGAAGAGGCGAGAGAACGAGAGAG CACTGAGACAGGCACGCAGAGACAGGCAGCTGGTGAGCAAGCGACTACTGCTAAATGAAGATGAGGAGCAGCCGGACGTTAGCATGGACACAGCCCCAGGAGGACAT GACATTGTTAGTCTGCTCCACAAACTTCAACACAGCGGGACAGAGAAGGAGGCACACCTGAAGGCCTTGAGTAAAGTTCTGCGCGACCCAGCTGCACAGCTCACCTTTATCAA gCACGAGAACAGTATGCATCTGCTGGTCGGCCTCCTCACTGGCTCTAATGCTCAGTGCCGCCTGCAGGCCGTTCGGTGTCTTCACGAGCTCTCTCACTCTTCCCACACTAATGTggctccagcctgtctgccTGCTACCCCTTACCTGCTCACTTACCTGTCTGGCCCAAGCACTAAGTTTACA GAGCTGTGTCTCTACACACTTGGTAACATGTGTCCAGACAGCGATGTGGTAAGAGAGAAGCTCCTGGCTCAGGGAATCATTCCCGCTCTGGCCAGCTGTATAGAG AACCAACGGCACACACTTGCAGTAGTGGAAGCTGCAGCGTTCACCCTCTCTCAGCTTCTCCAGGCCAGAGACGCACCTGAGAAGATAATCCC GATAGTCCTGAAGTCTACCTTGCCTTCACACCTGTTATCCGTCCTTACCCCCGACCCACAGTTCGGCCTGGCTCCTGCCATAGAGTGTGCATGGTGTCTCCATTACCTCATATGCAG CACAGATGATAACAAAGAGCTGCTGGCTCAGGGTGCCCTGTCACAGTGCAGCTCCTTGTTAGTGTCACTAGGTGGTGCTGTCACCGAGGGAAACAAAGAAGATGGGATTGAGCTG CTCATCTGGCCTCTGTTGAGGTGTGTGGGAAACATCTTGTCCTCCTGCCCGGAGGAAGACCTGAATGCTCAACTGACTGATGCTCATCTGCCAGCTTCTCTGTGTGCACTTGTTCAAGCCTACCTGCACACCCTGCCAGCCTTGGCCAGAGAGACCGTCTGGGTCCTTAACAACCTCACAG CTCACTCCACCGAATTCTGCTCCGCCCTCTTGACTCTAAACTTGGTCCCAGGATTGATCCAACTTCTCCCATTTTCTCAAGGCATTAATACTATG ATTCTCAGGATTCTGGCTAATATTGCCCACAAGAAAAAGGTGTTCTGTGTGCAGCTCATGCAGCTTGGTTTACTGTCTGCACTCTGTGCCACGCTTAAAATGGCTGATCAGGAAATGGTGATTCAGAGCCTGGACATCCTGTTCATGATGACTGTCAGCAGTCCAGTG gtgGCAGAGGAGTTTGTCAGGCAAGATGGGCTTTCACTGTTGGAGGTCCTTCAGTACAATGGTGCAGCAGAGATGAGACAAAGGTCGACGTACCTCCTGGAGAAGCACTTGTTGTCCTACCAACAGCATATAACA GTGGACAATATGCCGGATCCTTGA
- the LOC113036419 gene encoding membrane-spanning 4-domains subfamily A member 4D-like translates to MEGTQTTTREEGTTERNGDQGTSSNVPMSSKPLHRFVRKEPRSLGIVILMFGCAELLMGFQFSNEEFKFSAQLIPFWQGALFLTCGILSVYTELHPSKKMVTVCLALYVVSIFGIVISFIYRMIQVISYPYFFFLRFHLNDASVMLLESIEAILLISTISVLVILIFLTTVASFALKSTRTQVIVQQIPPPRTETPSD, encoded by the exons ATGGAGGGAACTCAGACAACGACTAGAGAGGAGGGGACAACAGAAAGAAATGGGGATCAGGGGACTAGCAGCAATGTGCCGATGTCCAGCAAACCTCTGCATCGCTTTGTCCGAAAGGAGCCCAGAAGTCTTGGG ATTGTCATTCTGATGTTTGGCTGTGCTGAGTTGTTAATGGGATTTCAGTTCTCCAATGAAGAGTTCAAATTCTCTGCTCAACTCATTCCCTTTTGGCAGGGAGCTCTG TTTCTTACCTGTGGAATCCTGTCAGTCTACACTGAGTTGCATCCGTCCAAGAAGATG GTGACTGTGTGCTTGGCCCTGTATGTGGTTTCCATCTTTGGAATCGTAATCTCTTTCATATACAGGATGATCCAGGTCAtctcttatccctactttttttttttgcgattTCATTTGAACGATGCAAGTGTG ATGCTGCTGGAAAGTATCGAAGCCATTTTACTGATCTCCACTATTTCAGTGTTAGTGATTCTCATTTTTCTAACCACTGTCGCAAGTTTCGCACTGAAATCCACACGCACTCAG gtcATCGTCCAGCAAATTCCACCACCGAGGACTGAAACGCCATCGGACTGA
- the aldob gene encoding fructose-bisphosphate aldolase B, protein MTHPFPSLSPEQKRELSDIAQRIVAPGKGILAADESTGTMAKRLQKINVENTEENRRSFRDILFSSDASFSNCVGGIIFFHETLYQKSDSGKLFPQLVKEKGIVVGIKVDKGTAGLMGTDGETTTQGLDGLSERCAQYKKDGCDFAKWRCVLKISDGCPSALAIAENANVLARYASICQQNGLVPIVEPEILPDGDHDLQRCQYATEKVLAAVYKALSDHHVYLEGTLLKPNMVTAGHSCTKKYTPQEVAMATVTALRRTVPASVPGICFLSGGQSEEEASVNLNAINQVPLHRPWKLTFSYGRALQASALAAWKGKAENKAATQQTFITRAKINGLASKGEYKPTGAAGQASTQSLYTASYVY, encoded by the exons ATGACTCATCCGTTCCCATCCCTTTCTCCGGAGCAGAAGAGGGAGCTCTCTGACATTGCTCAGAGGATCGTGGCTCCAGGAAAGGGAATCCTGGCTGCAGATGAATCAACAG GCACCATGGCGAAGCGGCTCCAGAAAATCAACGTGGAGAACACCGAGGAGAACCGCCGCAGCTTCCGTGACATCCTCTTCTCCTCTGATGCCTCCTTCTCAAACTGCGTGGGTGGCATCATCTTCTTCCACGAGACACTCTACCAGAAGTCAGACAGTGGGAAGCTGTTCCCCCAGCTCGTCAAGGAAAAGGGCATTGTTGTTGGCATCAAA GTGGACAAAGGCACAGCTGGTCTGATGGGAACAGATGGAGAGACCACCACACAAG GACTTGATGGCCTCTCAGAGCGCTGTGCCCAGTACAAAAAGGACGGCTGTGACTTTGCCAAGTGGAGGTGTGTGCTCAAGATCTCAGATGGCTGCCCATCAGCTCTTGCCATTGCAGAGAACGCCAATGTCCTCGCCAGATATGCCAGTATCTGCCAACAG AATGGCCTTGTGCCCATTGTGGAGCCAGAGATCCTGCCTGATGGAGACCATGACCTTCAGCGTTGCCAGTACGCCACAGAAAAG GTCCTGGCTGCAGTGTACAAGGCTCTGTCTGACCACCATGTGTACCTGGAGGGCACTCTGCTGAAGCCCAACATGGTCACTGCTGGACACTCCTGCACTAAGAAGTACACCCCTCAGGAAGTTGCCATGGCTACAGTGACTGCTCTGAGGCGGACCGTGCCTGCCTCAGTGCCTG gcatctgcttcctgtccggagggcagagtgaagaggaggccTCCGTCAACCTGAACGCCATCAATCAGGTGCCTCTGCACCGTCCCTGGAAGCTGACCTTCTCTTACGGTCGTGCACTCCAGGCTTCTGCTCTTGCTGCCTGGAAGGGCAAAGCTGAAAACAAGGCAGCCACACAGCAAACTTTCATCACCAGAGCCAAG ATCAATGGCCTGGCTTCCAAAGGAGAGTACAAGCCCACCGGTGCAGCTGGCCAGGCCTCCACACAGTCTCTGTACACTGCCAGCTATGTATATTAA
- the rnf20 gene encoding E3 ubiquitin-protein ligase BRE1A has protein sequence MSGQKRPADPSGPSSSGAPPEKRREREGEDGGAGVSAAAGGSTAVETVIKLGGVSNSEEQDIKALQTKNRKLGESLDQRQVIEDELRERIERLETRQATDDASLLILNRYWNQFDENIRLIIRRYDQASSEPEKSPTGEGRSLKPETPEPDGDSNQERAKDRGHQGETNNSFLATLASSSSEEMEAELQERVESSQKQATRVLEIYESLKSTVAQLKAELDSGAGGSLWVVASKLNTLLTSENERLQQLTEDLKQKYTHMTSESRLLARAANKADQRVSEVQALIEELQWDMEKIRRRENRLNAHLIEILERVNSKGYKVCGEASSVCGTITINKRKFEEMNSELEENRELAENRLIELQKLEQDLQNVQQENGSMKTELLNRAESLVKETAEYRCLQSQFSVLYNESLILKAQLDETRARLNTTRTARLRQLEHMENDEVTLQRKVRTEVFQLEDTLAQVRKEYEMLRIEFEQTLAANEQAGPINREMRHLISTLQTHNQQMKGEVVKYKLRLREAQAELNQVRASKGNAPLQSQSSTEMDVKEDMTSPSTLAVSGEPVVKTEPDNGSSTPSSTGASVKTESGIELEATIKEEEKEEKKEKEEKKEKDIIKKEEKEREREKERERPTRSSGSSSSSSSSMIKEEKEKPGSSSQAEELAGERLSMVGGSKRKEMEQLKIVRTELKKAQESQREMKLLLDMYRSAPKEQRDKVQLMAAEKKTKSEAEELRQRLRELEERERKEGKKMADEEALRKIRSVEEQIDILNKKLSIAKQEEDALLSEMDVTGQAFEDMQEQNIRLMQQLREKDDANFKLMSERIKSNQIHKLLKEEKEELADQLLTLKTQVDAQLQVVRKLEEKERLLQGTINTAERELALRTQALDMNKRKAQESALLSEEVRTQLEQVQQRLKLVREEVVENSISREKESFNARRAQEDISKLRRKIEKAKKPAEKISNGDDILNEEINDYKARLTCPCCNSRVKDAVLTKCFHVFCFECVKTRYDTRQRKCPKCNAAFGANDFHRIYIG, from the exons ATGTCGGGGCAAAAGCGTCCTGCCGACCCCAGCGGCCCTTCGTCCTCCGGTGCGCCGCCAGAGAAGCGCAGGGAGCGTGAAGGAGAGGACGGAGGTGCCGGAGTCAGCGCCGCGGCCGGAGGGAGCACCGCGGTGGAGACTGTCATTAAACTGGGAGGGGTGTCCAACTCT GAAGAACAAGACATCAAAGCTCTCCAGACTAAGAACAGAAAGTTGGGAGAATCTCTCGATCAAAGACAG GTGATTGAGGATGAACTTCGAGAGCGAATTGAGAGATTGGAGACCCGGCAAGCAACAGATGATGCCAGTCTTCTGATCCTGAACAGATACTGGAACCAG TTTGATGAAAACATTCGGCTGATCATCAGGCGTTACGACCAAGCAAGCAGTGAGCCTGAGAAATCTCCAACGGGTGAGGGGCGGAGCCTGAAGCCAGAAACTCCAGAACCCGATGGCGACTCCAACCAGGAGAGAGCCAAGGACCGAG GCCACCAAGGAGAGACAAACAACTCCTTCCTGGCCACGCTGGCTAGCAGCAGCAGTgaggagatggaggcagagCTTCAGGAGAGGGTGGAGTCTAGCCAGAAGCAGGCTACCCGTGTGCTGGAGATCTATGAATCTCTGAAAAGCACCGTGGCTCAGCTCAAGGCTGAGTTGGACTCTGGAGCTG GGGGCAGTCTGTGGGTGGTAGCATCCAAACTGAACACTCTCCTGACCAGTGAAAACGAGCGGCTTCAACAGCTGACGGAGGACCTCAAACAGAAGTACACACACATGACGAGCGAG TCCCGGCTTCTGGCACGGGCGGCTAACAAGGCCGACCAGCGTGTCAGCGAGGTGCAGGCTTTGATCGAGGAGTTGCAGTGGGACATGGAGAAGATCCGCCGGCGGGAAAACAGACTGAACGCACACTTGATCGAGATACTGGAGAGG GTAAACAGCAAAGGCTACAAAGTGTGTGGAGaggccagcagtgtgtgtggGACCATCACTATTAACAAGAGAAAG TTTGAGGAGATGAACAGTGAGCTGGAGGAGAACAGAGAGCTGGCGGAAAATCGTCTCATCGAGCTGCAGAAGCTCGAGCAAGACCTGCAAAATGTTCAGCAGGAGAACGGCAGCATGAAG ACGGAGCTGCTGAACCGAGCTGAAAGCTTGGTGAAAGAAACCGCAGAGTATCGCTGTCTGCAGTCACAGTTTTCTGTGCTCTACAACGAGTCTCTGATCCTCAAGGCTCAGTTAGATGAGACACGCGCTCGACTCAACACCACGAGGACGGCACGGCTACGACAGCTCGAGCACATGGAG AATGATGAGGTGACTCTGCAGAGGAAGGTGCGCACAGAGGTGTTTCAGTTGGAGGACACACTGGCGCAGGTCAGGAAAGAGTATGAGATGCTGCGCATCGAATTTGAGCAGACTCTTGCTGCCAATGAGCAAGCAG GTCCCATTAATAGGGAGATGCGACACCTGATCAGCACGTTGCAAACTCACAACCAACAGATGAAGGGAGAGGTGGTGAAATACAAGTTGAGACTTAGAGAAGCGCAAGCTGAGCTCAACCAG GTTCGCGCTTCAAAGGGCAACGCCCCCCTCCAATCTCAGTCCAGCACAGAGATGGATGTGAAGGAGGATATGACTTCTCCATCAACGCTAGCTGTTTCTGGGGAACCTGTGGTCAAGACGGAGCCTGACAACGGCTCCTCCACACCCAGCAGCACAG GTGCCTCAGTGAAAACAGAGTCTGGTATAGAGCTCGAGGCAACTAtaaaggaagaggagaaggaggagaagaaagagaaggaagaaaagaaagagaaggacattataaagaaggaggaaaaagagagagagagggaaaaggagagggagaggccGACCCGGAGCAgcgggagcagcagcagcagtagcagcagcatgataaaggaagagaaggagaaacCAGGGAGCAGCAGCCAGGCAGAGGAGTTGGCCGGGGAGCGTCTCTCTATGGTTGGAGGGTCAAAGAGGAAGGAGATGGAGCAGCTGAAGATCGTTCGCACAGAACTCAA GAAAGCCCAGGAGTCCCAGCGGGAGATGAAGCTGCTGTTGGACATGTACCGCTCAGCACCCAAGGAGCAGAGGGACAAGGTCCAGCTCATGGCTGCAGAGAAGAAGACCAAGTCTGAG GCAGAGGAGCTGCGGCAGAGGCTGAGAGAgctggaggagagggagaggaaggaaGGCAAGAAAATGGCTGATGAAGAGGCTCTGAGGAAGATCCGTTCTGTGGAGGAGCAGATCGACATCCTCAACAAGAAGCTGTCCATAGCTAAACAG GAGGAAGACGCTCTGCTGAGCGAGATGGACGTGACGGGCCAGGCTTTTGAGGACATGCAGGAACAGAACATCCGCCTGATGCAGCAGCTCAGAGAAAAAGACGACGCCAACTTCAAGCTGATGAGCGAGCGAATCAAGTCCAACCAGATCCACAAGCTGCtgaaagaggagaaggaggagctcGCCGACCAGCTACTTACTTTAAAAACTCAG GTCGATGCCCAGCTGCAGGTGGTGAGGAAGCTTGAGGAGAAGGAGCGCCTCCTGCAGGGCACCATCAACACTGCTGAGAGGGAGCTGGCACTTCGAACACAAGCCCTGGACATGAATAAACGCAAG GCTCAGGAGTCGGCTTTGCTTTCGGAGGAGGTGCGAACTCAGCTGGAGCAGGTTCAGCAGAGGCTCAAGCTGGTCAGAGAGGAGGTCGTTGAGAACAGCATCTCCAGGGAAAAGGAGTCCTTCAATGCGCGACGAGCACAG